Within Mucilaginibacter inviolabilis, the genomic segment TCAGGTATAAAAATGCTGATGAATGCCTGGTCACGCCTGCGGCTGACTGTTTTAGAACGGTTATAATCAATTCGCTTATCGGACGCTTTTGCAGGCTGCAACTTATACATATCTACTGCATTCATACCGCACATATAGAAGCTCAGCATAAAAAGGTCGCGGGCGAGTTCTATACGTGAGCCCGGTTTAGCTTTAAAGTCCCTGATCGCAATAACCTGTTTAATAGATAATTTTGGTTTGTCGGTCGGCAACGTCTGGGGAAGTTTATATTTCTTGAAGGGATAATGTTTCACAATGATCACTTCCTCATCTTCATCATTGTAAAAATTCTTGATCGTATTGAACAGCACCCGCAGATCGCGCATGTGATTATGCAAGCCGTTTACCGTCATGCCTTTTACTTTCCGGATACGAGGTCGCTGAAACTGATCCGGGCGGATCTGTACTCGTGGTTTGCACAGGAACTCTTCATACTTTTGAAGCATGTTGGCCCGGATATCTGTTATACGAATGTCTTCAGTTCCAAAAAAGTCGATGAGGCCATTAATGACAACTTTCATATTCTTGGCACTTCCTTCGCGGTGAAGTTTTTTCAGCTCCTCCATGCGTTTACGACCGAACTCAACAACATTGATATCTTCGGCCTTAATCTCATCTTTTCCGGTAAGTTCATCAGCCAGTTTAGATACCGAAAACGCGCTCAGCTTGATACCGAGTTCACCGACCTTTTTTCTGTATTCGGTTAATACTGGCTGAAGCATCGCCAGCAATCCTGTGTCTTTGATCTGGTTCTTTTTCCAGATTTGTTTAGCATTAACGAAATGGGGAGTTTCGATGTAGGTTGAACGACCATCTTTGTTCACCCTGATTTTTACATTCCATGTGCCATCCTTTTTTTTCTGACTGGGAATGATAACGGCATTTACTGTAGCCATGATCTTTGACTTTAAAGGCCCTCAAAACTGATAAATTCCGTTATCAATTATTTATCAATTTTTTTGAACCGAATTCGACAAATTTTATTGCTGAATTGCAAAGACACCCGACCGGGTTACCTAAAAA encodes:
- a CDS encoding site-specific integrase; this encodes MATVNAVIIPSQKKKDGTWNVKIRVNKDGRSTYIETPHFVNAKQIWKKNQIKDTGLLAMLQPVLTEYRKKVGELGIKLSAFSVSKLADELTGKDEIKAEDINVVEFGRKRMEELKKLHREGSAKNMKVVINGLIDFFGTEDIRITDIRANMLQKYEEFLCKPRVQIRPDQFQRPRIRKVKGMTVNGLHNHMRDLRVLFNTIKNFYNDEDEEVIIVKHYPFKKYKLPQTLPTDKPKLSIKQVIAIRDFKAKPGSRIELARDLFMLSFYMCGMNAVDMYKLQPAKASDKRIDYNRSKTVSRRRDQAFISIFIPEEARPLYMKYAGTLQSRYVDHNSLDYALSCGMKKIGAELGHKDAEFYDARHAFGDFARNRCRFSMDDVGLAMNHKDQSNRVTDIYVAKNWDIIDEVQAKVIALLADYDRAALEQTGDGIELPLEVNAESNELAIAS